One Helianthus annuus cultivar XRQ/B chromosome 12, HanXRQr2.0-SUNRISE, whole genome shotgun sequence genomic region harbors:
- the LOC110893356 gene encoding LOW QUALITY PROTEIN: CENP-B homolog protein 2-like (The sequence of the model RefSeq protein was modified relative to this genomic sequence to represent the inferred CDS: deleted 3 bases in 2 codons) yields MRERRKQRKVEYLVYKHLSSFHLILLIVDNCPTHPKNIEGLRNVELFFLPPNTTSKIQPCDAGIIRAFKMHYRCRFYRSLLEGYELGVPNLAKINVLDAMNLAISAWTMDVRANTIANCFRHCKLRSTDNMTFENSDEGGESTQELQNLIKELGYRNAMDVEDVLTHPEENVVAQLLTDEEIIESVIGINKNDIDEEDDERSTMEPPSRNEAIKAAITLNNFLLSYEKTTPKVLTMLRKIRDEIQGEIDFNKKQKTIESFFKKPCTGTLFIDVDWVTVLLELFTAI; encoded by the exons ATGCGTGAACGGAGAAAGCAAAGGAAAG tagaaTACTTAGTTTACAAACACCTTTCAAGCTTCCACTTAATTCTCTTGATTGTGGATAATTGCCCTACTCATCCAAAAAAT ATTGAAGGATTACGAAATGttgaatta ttttttttgccacCAAACACAACTTCAAAAATTCAACCTTGTGACGCGGGGATCATACGAGCTTTTAAGATGCATTATCGTTGTCGATTTTATAGAAGTCTTTTGGAGGGTTATGAATTAGGGGTTCCAAATCTAGCAAAAATAAATGTATTAGATGCAATGAATCTTGCAATTTCAGCATGGACTATGGATGTTCGTGCAAATACAATTGCGAACTGTTTTCGTCATTGTAAACTTCGATCAACAGATAACATGACTTTTGAGAACTCAGATGAAGGTGGTGAAAGCACTCAAGAACTTCAGAATTTGATCAAAGAGTTGGGTTATCGCAATGCAATGGATGTCGAAGATGTTCTGACTCACCCAGAAGAAAATGTAGTTGCACAGTTGTTGACTGATGAAGAAATTATTGAAAGCGTTATTGGAattaataaaaatgatatcgatgaagaagatgatgaacgTTCTACAATGGAGCCCCCTTCGCGAAACGAAGCTATTAAAGCGGCAATCACATTGAACAATTTCTTGTTGAGCTATGAGAAAACAACACCAAAAGTTCTTACCATGCTAAGGAAAATTAGAGACGAGATTCAAGGGgaaattgatttcaacaaaaaacaaaagacaattgagtcatttttcaagaaacctt GCACCGGAACACTGTTTATTGATGTGGACTGGGTAACAGTTCTCCTAGAGTTATTTACTGCAATTTAA